A window from Mya arenaria isolate MELC-2E11 chromosome 9, ASM2691426v1 encodes these proteins:
- the LOC128245829 gene encoding involucrin-like has protein sequence MWSDADDEILIEASQKWDHIAQEQPSPAGVPSEQQSTAYVLPEQQRISDVLHGKQSTAGVLPEEQITTGLSPEQQSSACVLPEQQSTVGVLPEQHSTAGVLPNQQSISDVSPEQQIPKQQSISGVLPEQPSTVGVLPDQQINAGVLLEEQITTCLSPEQQSTACVLPEQQIISGVSPEQQSISGVSPKQQSTAGVLPEQQNTAGVLPEQQSISGLSPEQQSISGVSPEQQSTAGVLQEQQSTAGVLQEQQSTAGVLQEQQSTAGLLPEQQNTAGLLQEQQSTEGVLQEQQTTAGLLPKQQNTAGLLPEQQNTAGVLLEQQSISDVSLEQQSVAGVSPEQQSTAGVLPEQQSVAGVSPEQQSTACVLPEQQSTAGVLLEQQNTAGVLPEQQSMSKKRKNRKRRPTRTKLIYISTDSDDDVPLSVYAKKCRINYDSGSDEMFVPNSKDVNSTDSEYSSNLSESSKRIYMAEKRFKKEWNKDTKHSEKAKLATTSKRQNSKQKGNVQIVIQLFMMQYV, from the coding sequence ATGTGGTCGGATGCAGACGACGAGATATTAATTGAAGCTAGCCAGAAATGGGATCATATCGCACAAGAACAGCCAAGCCCTGCAGGCGTTCCATCAGAACAGCAAAGCACTGCATACGTGTTACCAGAACAGCAACGCATATCAGACGTGCTACACGGAAAGCAAAGCACTGCAGGCGTGCTACCAGAAGAGCAAATCACTACAGGCCTGTCACCAGAACAGCAAAGCAGTGCATGCGTGCTACCAGAACAGCAAAGTACAGTAGGCGTGTTACCAGAACAGCACAGCACAGCAGGCGTGCTACCAAATCAGCAAAGCATATCAGACGTGTCACCAGAACAGCAAATACCAAAACAGCAAAGCATATCAGGTGTGCTACCAGAACAACCAAGCACTGTAGGTGTGCTACCAGACCAGCAAATCAATGCAGGCGTGCTACTAGAAGAGCAAATCACTACATGCCTCTCACCAGAACAGCAAAGCACTGCATGCGTGCTACCAGAACAGCAAATCATATCAGGCGTGTCACCAGAACAGCAAAGCATATCAGGCGTGTCACCAAAACAGCAAAGCACTGCAGGCGTGCTACCAGAACAGCAAAACACTGCAGGCGTGCTACCAGAACAGCAAAGCATATCAGGCTTGTCACCAGAACAGCAAAGCATATCAGGCGTGTCACCAGAACAGCAAAGCACTGCAGGTGTGCTACAAGAACAGCAAAGCACTGCGGGCGTGCTACAAGAACAGCAAAGCACTGCAGGCGTGCTACAAGAACAGCAAAGCACTGCAGGCTTACTACCAGAACAGCAAAACACTGCAGGCTTGCTACAAGAACAGCAAAGCACTGAAGGCGTGCTACAAGAACAGCAAACCACTGCAGGCTTGCTACCAAAACAGCAAAACACTGCAGGCTTGCTACCAGAACAGCAAAACACTGCAGGCGTGCTATTAGAACAACAAAGCATATCAGATGTGTCACTAGAACAGCAAAGCGTTGCAGGCGTGTCACCAGAACAGCAAAGCACTGCAGGCGTGCTACCAGAACAGCAAAGCGTTGCAGGCGTGTCACCAGAACAGCAAAGCACTGCATGCGTGCTACCAGAACAGCAAAGCACTGCAGGTGTGCTACTAGAACAGCAAAACACTGCAGGTGTGCTACCAGAACAGCAAAGCATGTCGAAAAAACGAAAAAACAGAAAGAGGAGACCGACACGAACAAAACTGATATATATTTCTACAGATTCTGATGACGATGTTCCTCTTAGTGTGTATGCTAAGAAATGCAGAATAAATTATGACAGCGGCAGTGACGAGATGTTTGTTCCTAACTCAAAAGATGTGAATTCTACCGACTCAGAATACTCTTCCAATCTTTCAGAATCAAGTAAACGGATTTACATGGCGGAAAAAAGGTTTAAGAAAGAATGGAATAAGGATACAAAGCACAGTGAAAAAGCAAAACTTGCCACTACATCAAAAAGACAAAACTCAAAACAAAAAGGAAACGTTCAAATAGTGATTCAGCTATTCATGATGCAGTACGTCTAA